From the Cucurbita pepo subsp. pepo cultivar mu-cu-16 chromosome LG05, ASM280686v2, whole genome shotgun sequence genome, one window contains:
- the LOC111795359 gene encoding abscisic-aldehyde oxidase-like isoform X2, translating into MENKPEKAASPLVFAVNQQRFELSTVDPSTTLLHFLRHHTPFKSAKLGCGEGGCGACVVLLSKYDPVLDKVEDFTVSSCLTLLCSIHGCSVTTSEGLGNSKDGFHSIHQRFAGFHASQCGFCTPGMCVSLFSALVDAEKTNRPETSPGFSKLTVSEAEKAISGNLCRCTGYRPIADACKSFAADVDMEDLGLNSFWRKGCGEDVKLSKLPPYSQSNGLLSFPEFLKKELRPIPFVDSKGRSWLNPVSVEDLNRLLESNETSNTSKIKFVVGNTEVGYYKEFEHVERYINLKHIPELSVIRRDSTGIDIGATVTIAKAIEALKNNNHEPSSVGELVFSKIADHMEKIASGFVRNTASIGGNLMMAQRRQFPSDIATILLAAGSMISILTGSNEEVIMLDEFLKRPPLGPKCVLLSVKIPNWDSVRDIYPNDTTVLFNTFRPSPRPLGNALPYLNAAFLAVISPCKSSNGILLNSCHLSFGAYGTKHAIRARKVEEFLAGKVMDYNVIFEAVSLIAATIVPEKGTSSPSYRTSLAVGFLFEFLSSLVDGNVTIKSDCLNGCKNTFTTLPDRFTSNHDLFGYKNTATLLSSGKQTLELNSEYHPVGDTVTKSGAAIQASGEAIYVDDIPSPTNCLYGAFIYSRKPLARVNGLTFSPEYQPKGVIAVISTKDIPVGGHNVGARTMFGDEVLFADKLTESVGQPLAFVVADTQKHADTAADFAVVDYDIDDLEAPILSVESALERSSFFEVPAFLYPEQVGDMSKGMTEADHHIKAAQIKLGSQYYFYMETQTALAIPDEDNCMVVYSSSQWPANAHSVIAKCLGVPAHNIRVITRRVGGGFGGKAIKSMAVATACALAAHKLRRPVRIYLNRKTDMIMMGGRHPMKITYNVGFKSNGKITALDLEILVDAGMSCDISPVMPHNIVNALKKYDWGALSFDIKVCKTNHTSKSAMRAPGEVQGSFIAEAVIEHVASTLCMDVDTIRKVNLHTFDSLSRFFKDVGEPQEYTLPSIWDRLATSSNLKQRTEMLNEFNSCNRWKKRGLSRIPITHEVLLRPTPGKVSILTDASVVVEVGGIELGQGLWTKVRQMVAYALSSIECDGTGNLLEKVRVVQSDTVSLIQGGCTAGSTTSESSCEAVRLCCNILVERLQPLKKRLEEKTGSVKWDVLISQANLESVNLSVNSMYIPDFVSMRYLNYGVAVSEASALITPPFFCVQIISMIVDRASTLQWIWDRLKEPLFKELDFLCQKNT; encoded by the exons ATGGAGAATAAACCAGAGAAAGCAGCATCTCCGCTGGTTTTTGCTGTTAATCAGCAGAGATTTGAGCTCTCTACCGTTGATCCTTCTACTACTTTGCTTCACTTTCTGCGCCACCATACTCCTTTCAAGAGTGCCAAGCTTGGCTGTGGTGAAG GTGGTTGTGGTGCTTGTGTTGTGCTATTGTCCAAGTATGATCCTGTGTTAGATAAGGTTGAGGATTTTACTGTAAGTTCATGCCTCACCTTGCTTTGTAGTATTCATGGGTGTTCTGTTACAACCAGTGAAGGTCTTGGAAATAGCAAGGACGGTTTCCACTCAATTCATCAAAGGTTTGCTGGATTCCATGCTTCTCAGTGTGGCTTTTGTACCCCTGGAATGTGTGTTTCACTTTTTTCTGCTCTCGTCGATGCTGAAAAGACCAATCGACCTGAGACCTCTCCGGGATTCTCGAAACTTACGGTTTCTGAAGCTGAAAAGGCTATTTCTGGAAACCTCTGTCGCTGTACAGGATATAGGCCCATTGCTGATGCCTGCAAGAGTTTTGCTGCTGATGTTGATATGGAGGATTTGGGGCTAAACTCATTCTGGCGGAAGGGGTGTGGTGAGGATGTAAAATTGAGTAAATTACCACCATATAGTCAAAGTAATGGCCTCTTGTCATTTcctgaatttttaaaaaaggaactTAGGCCTATCCCTTTTGTGGACTCTAAGGGACGCTCTTGGTTAAATCCGGTTAGTGTCGAGGATCTAAACAGATTGTTAGAAAGCAATGAGACTAGCAAtacaagtaaaataaaattcgtTGTAGGCAACACAGAAGTGGGATATTACAAAGAATTTGAACATGTTGAGAGATATATTAATCTTAAACACATCCCTGAGTTGTCAGTTATCAGAAGGGATTCAACAGGAATAGACATTGGTGCAACGGTGACGATTGCAAAGGCTATTGAGGCTCTGAAAAATAATAACCACGAACCATCCTCAGTAGGTGAGCTGGTGTTCAGTAAAATAGCAGACCATATGGAGAAAATTGCCTCTGGGTTTGTCCGAAATACTGCGAGCATTGGGGGAAATTTAATGATGGCACAAAGAAGACAGTTTCCTTCAGATATTGCCACAATACTCCTTGCTGCAGGTTCCATGATTAGTATATTAACTGGTTCCAACGAAGAAGTGATTATGTTGGATGAGTTTCTTAAAAGGCCTCCATTGGGTCCTAAATGTGTActtttaagtgtcaagatcCCAAATTGGGATTCAGTTAGAGATATTTATCCAAATGATACTACTGTATTGTTTAATACTTTTAGACCATCGCCTCGGCCTCTTGGAAATGCACTACCGTACCTAAATGCTGCTTTCTTAGCTGTAATCTCTCCATGTAAAAGTTCAAATGGGATCCTTTTAAATAGTTGTCACTTGTCTTTTGGAGCCTATGGGACCAAACATGCCATTAGAGCAAGAAAGGTCGAAGAATTTTTAGCTGGAAAAGTTATGGATTATAATGTAATATTTGAAGCTGTCTCATTGATTGCAGCTACTATAGTTCCTGAAAAGGGTACTTCATCTCCTTCTTATAGGACAAGCTTAGCCGTTGGCTTTCTTTTTGAGTTCTTAAGCTCCTTAGTTGATGGAAATGTTACCATCAAGAGTGATTGCCTAAATGGATGCAAGAATACCTTTACAACATTACCTGATAGATTTACTTCAAACCACGACCTGTTTGGTTATAAAAACACTGCAACTCTACTATCATCTGGAAAGCAGACGCTCGAATTAAATTCAGAATACCATCCCGTTGGAGATACCGTTACAAAATCCGGAGCTGCTATCCAAGCTTCAG GTGAGGCTATCTATGTGGATGATATTCCTTCACCAACAAATTGCCTATATGGAGCATTCATATACAGCCGAAAGCCTTTGGCAAGGGTGAATGGGTTAACTTTTTCTCCTGAATATCAACCAAAGGGAGTTATTGCTGTTATTTCCACCAAAGATATTCCTGTGGGTGGACATAACGTTGGAGCTAGAACTATGTTTGGTGATGAAGTTCTATTTGCAGATAAGCTGACTGAGAGCGTTGGTCAGCCACTTGCTTTTGTG GTTGCGGATACACAGAAACATGCCGATACGGCAGCAGACTTTGCAGTAGTGGATTATGACATAGATGATTTGGAAGCACCTATCCTTTCTGTAGAAAGTGCTCTTGAAAGATCAAGCTTTTTTGAGGTCCCTGCATTTTTGTATCCAGAACAGGTTGGAGATATGTCAAAAGGAATGACTGAAGCTGATCACCATATTAAGGCTGCTCAG ATCAAACTTGGGTCACAATATTACTTTTATATGGAGACACAAACTGCCCTTGCCATTCCAGATGAAGATAACTGCATGGTAGTCTACAGTTCAAGTCAATGGCCTGCTAATGCACATTCTGTTATTGCAAAATGTCTTGGCGTTCCTGCACATAATATCCGTGTAATTACTAGGAGGGTTGGAGGAGGCTTTGGTGGAAAGGCTATCAAATCTATGGCT GTTGCTACGGCATGTGCCCTTGCAGCCCACAAGTTACGCCGTCCAGTCAGGATTTATCTTAACAGGAAGACTGACATGATAATGATGGGAGGGCGACATCCAATGAAGATTACTTACAACGTGGGGTTCAAATCTAATGGTAAAATTACAGCATTGGATTTAGAAATATTGGTTGATGCGGGGATGAGTTGTGATATAAGTCCAGTTATGCCACACAACATTGTCAATGCACTTAAGAAGTATGATTGGGGTGCTTTATCTTTTGACATAAAAGTATGCAAAACAAACCACACAAGCAAATCTGCAATGCGAGCGCCTGGAGAGGTACAAGGATCCTTTATTGCTGAGGCGGTGATTGAACATGTAGCATCTACCCTTTGCATGGATGTTGATACTATCCGAAAAGTAAATCTGCATACGTTTGACAGCCTCAGCAGATTCTTCAAGGATGTAGGTGAACCTCAAGAGTACACATTACCTTCCATTTGGGATAGGTTAGCCACATCTTCAAACTTAAAACAAAGGACTGAAATGttgaatgaatttaatagCTGCAATAGATGGAAAAAGAGAGGTCTTTCTCGAATTCCTATTACGCACGAGGTACTTTTGAGACCAACCCCTGGTAAAGTGAGCATTCTAACTGATGCTTCTGTTGTTGTGGAAGTCGGAGGCATTGAACTTGGCCAGGGGCTATGGACAAAGGTAAGACAGATGGTTGCATATGCCCTCAGCTCAATTGAATGTGATGGAACCGGTAACCTCTTGGAAAAGGTGAGAGTGGTTCAATCTGATACTGTCAGCTTAATACAAGGAGGGTGTACAGCTGGGAGTACTACCTCTGAATCAAGCTGCGAAGCAGTTAGACTTTGCTGCAATATATTGGTAGAGAGACTACAACCTCTCAAGAAAAGACTGGAGGAGAAAACGGGTTCGGTCAAATGGGATGTGCTTATAAGCCAG GCAAACTTGGAATCAGTGAATTTATCAGTTAATTCTATGTACATTCCCGACTTTGTGTCAATGCGATACTTGAACTATGGAGTTGCAGTTAGTGAGGCAAGTGCACTAATAACACCTCCCTTT
- the LOC111795359 gene encoding indole-3-acetaldehyde oxidase-like isoform X1: MENKPEKAASPLVFAVNQQRFELSTVDPSTTLLHFLRHHTPFKSAKLGCGEGGCGACVVLLSKYDPVLDKVEDFTVSSCLTLLCSIHGCSVTTSEGLGNSKDGFHSIHQRFAGFHASQCGFCTPGMCVSLFSALVDAEKTNRPETSPGFSKLTVSEAEKAISGNLCRCTGYRPIADACKSFAADVDMEDLGLNSFWRKGCGEDVKLSKLPPYSQSNGLLSFPEFLKKELRPIPFVDSKGRSWLNPVSVEDLNRLLESNETSNTSKIKFVVGNTEVGYYKEFEHVERYINLKHIPELSVIRRDSTGIDIGATVTIAKAIEALKNNNHEPSSVGELVFSKIADHMEKIASGFVRNTASIGGNLMMAQRRQFPSDIATILLAAGSMISILTGSNEEVIMLDEFLKRPPLGPKCVLLSVKIPNWDSVRDIYPNDTTVLFNTFRPSPRPLGNALPYLNAAFLAVISPCKSSNGILLNSCHLSFGAYGTKHAIRARKVEEFLAGKVMDYNVIFEAVSLIAATIVPEKGTSSPSYRTSLAVGFLFEFLSSLVDGNVTIKSDCLNGCKNTFTTLPDRFTSNHDLFGYKNTATLLSSGKQTLELNSEYHPVGDTVTKSGAAIQASGEAIYVDDIPSPTNCLYGAFIYSRKPLARVNGLTFSPEYQPKGVIAVISTKDIPVGGHNVGARTMFGDEVLFADKLTESVGQPLAFVVADTQKHADTAADFAVVDYDIDDLEAPILSVESALERSSFFEVPAFLYPEQVGDMSKGMTEADHHIKAAQIKLGSQYYFYMETQTALAIPDEDNCMVVYSSSQWPANAHSVIAKCLGVPAHNIRVITRRVGGGFGGKAIKSMAVATACALAAHKLRRPVRIYLNRKTDMIMMGGRHPMKITYNVGFKSNGKITALDLEILVDAGMSCDISPVMPHNIVNALKKYDWGALSFDIKVCKTNHTSKSAMRAPGEVQGSFIAEAVIEHVASTLCMDVDTIRKVNLHTFDSLSRFFKDVGEPQEYTLPSIWDRLATSSNLKQRTEMLNEFNSCNRWKKRGLSRIPITHEVLLRPTPGKVSILTDASVVVEVGGIELGQGLWTKVRQMVAYALSSIECDGTGNLLEKVRVVQSDTVSLIQGGCTAGSTTSESSCEAVRLCCNILVERLQPLKKRLEEKTGSVKWDVLISQANLESVNLSVNSMYIPDFVSMRYLNYGVAVSEVEINLLTGETSVLRSDIIYDCGQSLNPAVDLGQVEGAFVQGIGFFMSEEYLTNSDGLMINASTWTYKIPTIDTIPKQFNVQILNSGHHKKRVLSSKASGEPPLLLAASVHCATQAAIKEARKQIRRWRGQDESDHAFQLEVPATLPVVKEACGLDCVESYLKWINESEVDALRADQNTARQ; encoded by the exons ATGGAGAATAAACCAGAGAAAGCAGCATCTCCGCTGGTTTTTGCTGTTAATCAGCAGAGATTTGAGCTCTCTACCGTTGATCCTTCTACTACTTTGCTTCACTTTCTGCGCCACCATACTCCTTTCAAGAGTGCCAAGCTTGGCTGTGGTGAAG GTGGTTGTGGTGCTTGTGTTGTGCTATTGTCCAAGTATGATCCTGTGTTAGATAAGGTTGAGGATTTTACTGTAAGTTCATGCCTCACCTTGCTTTGTAGTATTCATGGGTGTTCTGTTACAACCAGTGAAGGTCTTGGAAATAGCAAGGACGGTTTCCACTCAATTCATCAAAGGTTTGCTGGATTCCATGCTTCTCAGTGTGGCTTTTGTACCCCTGGAATGTGTGTTTCACTTTTTTCTGCTCTCGTCGATGCTGAAAAGACCAATCGACCTGAGACCTCTCCGGGATTCTCGAAACTTACGGTTTCTGAAGCTGAAAAGGCTATTTCTGGAAACCTCTGTCGCTGTACAGGATATAGGCCCATTGCTGATGCCTGCAAGAGTTTTGCTGCTGATGTTGATATGGAGGATTTGGGGCTAAACTCATTCTGGCGGAAGGGGTGTGGTGAGGATGTAAAATTGAGTAAATTACCACCATATAGTCAAAGTAATGGCCTCTTGTCATTTcctgaatttttaaaaaaggaactTAGGCCTATCCCTTTTGTGGACTCTAAGGGACGCTCTTGGTTAAATCCGGTTAGTGTCGAGGATCTAAACAGATTGTTAGAAAGCAATGAGACTAGCAAtacaagtaaaataaaattcgtTGTAGGCAACACAGAAGTGGGATATTACAAAGAATTTGAACATGTTGAGAGATATATTAATCTTAAACACATCCCTGAGTTGTCAGTTATCAGAAGGGATTCAACAGGAATAGACATTGGTGCAACGGTGACGATTGCAAAGGCTATTGAGGCTCTGAAAAATAATAACCACGAACCATCCTCAGTAGGTGAGCTGGTGTTCAGTAAAATAGCAGACCATATGGAGAAAATTGCCTCTGGGTTTGTCCGAAATACTGCGAGCATTGGGGGAAATTTAATGATGGCACAAAGAAGACAGTTTCCTTCAGATATTGCCACAATACTCCTTGCTGCAGGTTCCATGATTAGTATATTAACTGGTTCCAACGAAGAAGTGATTATGTTGGATGAGTTTCTTAAAAGGCCTCCATTGGGTCCTAAATGTGTActtttaagtgtcaagatcCCAAATTGGGATTCAGTTAGAGATATTTATCCAAATGATACTACTGTATTGTTTAATACTTTTAGACCATCGCCTCGGCCTCTTGGAAATGCACTACCGTACCTAAATGCTGCTTTCTTAGCTGTAATCTCTCCATGTAAAAGTTCAAATGGGATCCTTTTAAATAGTTGTCACTTGTCTTTTGGAGCCTATGGGACCAAACATGCCATTAGAGCAAGAAAGGTCGAAGAATTTTTAGCTGGAAAAGTTATGGATTATAATGTAATATTTGAAGCTGTCTCATTGATTGCAGCTACTATAGTTCCTGAAAAGGGTACTTCATCTCCTTCTTATAGGACAAGCTTAGCCGTTGGCTTTCTTTTTGAGTTCTTAAGCTCCTTAGTTGATGGAAATGTTACCATCAAGAGTGATTGCCTAAATGGATGCAAGAATACCTTTACAACATTACCTGATAGATTTACTTCAAACCACGACCTGTTTGGTTATAAAAACACTGCAACTCTACTATCATCTGGAAAGCAGACGCTCGAATTAAATTCAGAATACCATCCCGTTGGAGATACCGTTACAAAATCCGGAGCTGCTATCCAAGCTTCAG GTGAGGCTATCTATGTGGATGATATTCCTTCACCAACAAATTGCCTATATGGAGCATTCATATACAGCCGAAAGCCTTTGGCAAGGGTGAATGGGTTAACTTTTTCTCCTGAATATCAACCAAAGGGAGTTATTGCTGTTATTTCCACCAAAGATATTCCTGTGGGTGGACATAACGTTGGAGCTAGAACTATGTTTGGTGATGAAGTTCTATTTGCAGATAAGCTGACTGAGAGCGTTGGTCAGCCACTTGCTTTTGTG GTTGCGGATACACAGAAACATGCCGATACGGCAGCAGACTTTGCAGTAGTGGATTATGACATAGATGATTTGGAAGCACCTATCCTTTCTGTAGAAAGTGCTCTTGAAAGATCAAGCTTTTTTGAGGTCCCTGCATTTTTGTATCCAGAACAGGTTGGAGATATGTCAAAAGGAATGACTGAAGCTGATCACCATATTAAGGCTGCTCAG ATCAAACTTGGGTCACAATATTACTTTTATATGGAGACACAAACTGCCCTTGCCATTCCAGATGAAGATAACTGCATGGTAGTCTACAGTTCAAGTCAATGGCCTGCTAATGCACATTCTGTTATTGCAAAATGTCTTGGCGTTCCTGCACATAATATCCGTGTAATTACTAGGAGGGTTGGAGGAGGCTTTGGTGGAAAGGCTATCAAATCTATGGCT GTTGCTACGGCATGTGCCCTTGCAGCCCACAAGTTACGCCGTCCAGTCAGGATTTATCTTAACAGGAAGACTGACATGATAATGATGGGAGGGCGACATCCAATGAAGATTACTTACAACGTGGGGTTCAAATCTAATGGTAAAATTACAGCATTGGATTTAGAAATATTGGTTGATGCGGGGATGAGTTGTGATATAAGTCCAGTTATGCCACACAACATTGTCAATGCACTTAAGAAGTATGATTGGGGTGCTTTATCTTTTGACATAAAAGTATGCAAAACAAACCACACAAGCAAATCTGCAATGCGAGCGCCTGGAGAGGTACAAGGATCCTTTATTGCTGAGGCGGTGATTGAACATGTAGCATCTACCCTTTGCATGGATGTTGATACTATCCGAAAAGTAAATCTGCATACGTTTGACAGCCTCAGCAGATTCTTCAAGGATGTAGGTGAACCTCAAGAGTACACATTACCTTCCATTTGGGATAGGTTAGCCACATCTTCAAACTTAAAACAAAGGACTGAAATGttgaatgaatttaatagCTGCAATAGATGGAAAAAGAGAGGTCTTTCTCGAATTCCTATTACGCACGAGGTACTTTTGAGACCAACCCCTGGTAAAGTGAGCATTCTAACTGATGCTTCTGTTGTTGTGGAAGTCGGAGGCATTGAACTTGGCCAGGGGCTATGGACAAAGGTAAGACAGATGGTTGCATATGCCCTCAGCTCAATTGAATGTGATGGAACCGGTAACCTCTTGGAAAAGGTGAGAGTGGTTCAATCTGATACTGTCAGCTTAATACAAGGAGGGTGTACAGCTGGGAGTACTACCTCTGAATCAAGCTGCGAAGCAGTTAGACTTTGCTGCAATATATTGGTAGAGAGACTACAACCTCTCAAGAAAAGACTGGAGGAGAAAACGGGTTCGGTCAAATGGGATGTGCTTATAAGCCAG GCAAACTTGGAATCAGTGAATTTATCAGTTAATTCTATGTACATTCCCGACTTTGTGTCAATGCGATACTTGAACTATGGAGTTGCAGTTAGTGAG GTGGAGATTAATCTTCTCACCGGAGAAACGTCAGTTTTACGTTCAGATATTATCTATGATTGTGGACAGAGCCTCAACCCTGCAGTAGATTTGGGACAG GTTGAAGGAGCCTTTGTTCAAGGAATTGGATTTTTTATGTCAGAAGAATACCTGACAAATTCTGATGGACTAATGATTAATGCCAGCACGTGGACTTACAAAATTCCGACAATTGACACCATACCGAAACAGTTCAACGTCCAAATTTTGAACTCCGGACATCATAAAAAACGCGTTCTCTCTTCAAAAG CTTCTGGAGAACCACCATTGCTACTAGCTGCATCAGTTCACTGTGCAACACAAGCGGCAATTAAAGAAGCACGTAAACAGATACGAAGATGGCGCGGTCAAGACGAGTCTGATCACGCGTTTCAGCTGGAGGTTCCTGCTACCTTGCCTGTTGTTAAAGAGGCATGCGGGCTAGACTGTGTGGAAAGTTACTTGAAATGGATCAATGAATCAGAAGTAGACGCATTGCGAGCTGATCAAAACACAGCTAG GCAGTAA